From Amphiprion ocellaris isolate individual 3 ecotype Okinawa chromosome 2, ASM2253959v1, whole genome shotgun sequence, a single genomic window includes:
- the si:ch73-40i7.5 gene encoding amyloid-beta A4 precursor protein-binding family A member 3, translating into MDSDCCPVDQSASAPTASTLSDSVPANAASEVEVSSLTVSAPPGSEAEDVDTYNPIEPPPLDWRSDSSSEAGSADDLDDPSLPPSADSLDKTSLGESVLSPLDVRDILIPLDVKHRQLVADIAEPVQDAEVELEEEDEAVEVELRADGLEGEEEEQEEVTFRETETNISEEVEVANRRSNDEDHSRIHTLLSQLQLMGEEPHLSHQTPPHGHYSNLSELEACAPSLLTGDGTETTGLLFSESHQRDLLGLLQCTEMGTTPGPTCLPHRGEVDAVVSVSYSQEDTQRFWGHYGHHERQRHREDSLTSLPDDEYPEPVWMKLGEDPPEREAAAESEQSADEQPSYKNVPGPCDPEDLLDGVIFGAKYLGSTQIKSEKNPSTNARMAQAQEAVDRIKAPEGESQPMTEVDLFISTQRIKVLTADTQEAMMDHALQMISYIADIGDIVVLMARRKRKGQEGDPASSSSGPQKKCLMICHVFSSEDAQVIAQAIGQAFGVAYQQFLQASGIKASDLRPGEYSDYLESQELYNGDLAHFSDSQNLRDIAITKAPGDILGLAVVESGWGSILPTVVVANLLHGGPAERSGELSIGDRIMSVNGTSLVGLPITTCQNIIRDLKSQKYVKLSIVHCPPVTMAIIRRPEPKFQLGFSVEDGIICSLMRGGIAERGGIRVGHRIIEINGQSVVATPHDKIIQILTNAVGEIHLKTMPASTYRLLTGQEQPVFL; encoded by the exons ATGGACTCAGACTGCTGCCCTGTTGATCAGTCAGCCTCTGCACCCACAGCATCCACACTGTCTGACTCAGTCCCTGCTAATGCAGCCTCTGAGGTTGAGGTCAGCAGTCTGACAGTATCAGCTCCTCCAGGTTCAGAGGCAGAGGATGTGGATACCTACAACCCGATTGAGCCTCCTCCGTTAGACTGGAGGTCGGACTCCTCCAGTGAAGCAGGTTCAGCAGATGATCTGGACGACCCCAGCCTGCCTCCCTCGGCTGACAGCCTGGACAAGACAAGTCTGGGCGAGTCAGTTTTGTCACCTTTGGACGTGAGAGATATTTTGATTCCACTCGACGTGAAGCACCGGCAGCTTGTGGCGGATATTGCTGAGCCAGTGCAAGATGCTGAGGTggaactggaagaagaggatgaagCAGTTGAGGTAGAGCTGAGGGCTGATGGCTTAGAGGGTgaagaggaagagcaggaggaggtgacATTCAGAGAGACTGAGACAAACATCAGTGAGGAAGTTGAGGTTGCTAACAGAAGATCAAATGATGAAGACCACAGTCGCATCCACACCCTGCTCAGCCAGCTCCAGCTAATGGGTGAAGAGCCTCATCTCAGTCACCAGACTCCTCCTCATGGTCACTATTCCAACCTGTCAGAGCTGGAGGCATGTGCTCCTTCCCTGTTAACAGGCGACGGCACAGAAACCACAGGGCTTCTGTTCTCTGAAAGCCACCAGAGAGACCTGCTGGGGCTGCTGCAGTGCACTGAGATGGGCACTACACCTGGACCCACCTGCCTCCCCCACAGAGGGGAGGTGGACGCTGTGGTGTCGGTCTCCTACAGCCAGGAGGACACTCAGAGGTTCTGGGGTCATTATGGGCACCATGAACGGCAGCGACACAGGGAGGACTCCCTCACCTCCCTGCCTGATGATGAGTATCCTGAGCCGGTGTGGATGAAGCTGGGGGAGGATCCTCCAGagagagaagctgctgcagagagcgAGCAG AGTGCTGATGAACAACCTTCATATAAAAATG tGCCTGGTCCTTGTGACCCTGAAGACTTGTTGGATGGAGTCATATTTGGTGCCAAATATTTGGGCTCCACTCAGATCAAATCAGAGAAGAACCCATCGACTAACGCTCGCATGGCCCAGGCTCAGGAGGCTGTGGACCGAATAAAG gCTCCAGAAGGAGAATCTCAGCCAATGACAGAAGTGGATCTTTTCATCTCCACTCAGCGAATCAAAGTGCTCACTGCTGACACACAG GAAGCCATGATGGATCACGCTCTGCAGATGATCTCTTACATAGCTGACATTGGCGACATCGTGGTCCTGATGGCTCGAAGGAAGCGCAAAGGGCAAGAAGGTGATCCAGCCTCATCATCCTCGGggcctcagaagaagtgcttaATGATCTGCCATGTCTTCTCCTCTGAGGAT gctCAGGTTATAGCCCAGGCTATCGGGCAGGCGTTCGGAGTGGCTTACCAGCAGTTCCTCCAGGCCAGCGGCATCAAGGCCAGTGATCTGAGGCCGGGCGAGTACAGTGACTACCTGGAAAGTCAGGAGCTCTACAACGGAGATCTGGCCCACTTCTCTGACTCCCAGAACCTCCGAGAT ATCGCCATCACCAAGGCTCCTGGAGATATCTTGGGACTGGCAGTGGTGGAGTCCGGCTGGGGCTCCATCCTGCCCACGGTGGTGGTGGCCAACCTCCTTCATGGAGGTCCGGCTGAGCGCAGTGGGGAGCTCAGCATCGGTGACCGCATCATGTCCGTCAACGGCACCAGCCTGGTGGGTCTGCCCATCACCACCTGCCAGAACATCATCCGG GATTTGAAAAGCCAAAAGTATGTGAAGCTCAGCATAGTCCACTGTCCTCCGGTCACCATGGCGATTATCAGGAGACCAGAACCCAAGTTTCAGCTGGGCTTCAGTGTGGAAGATGGCATT ATCTGCAGTTTGATGCGAGGTGGTATAGCGGAGAGAGGAGGAATCCGTGTCGGGCATCGTATCATTGAAATCAACGGGCAGAGTGTGGTTGCAACGCCACACGACAAGATCATCCAGATCCTGACAAATGCGGTCGGAGAG ATTCACTTGAAGACGATGCCAGCCTCAACGTATCGACTCTTAACAGGACAAGAGCAGCCAGTGTTTCTTTGA